The Atribacterota bacterium genome includes a window with the following:
- a CDS encoding alanine dehydrogenase — protein MIIGIPKEIKNNENRVAITPAGVRAFTQSGHKVLVQKAAGLGSGISDREYSDAGASIQDTAEKVFGQSDMIMKVKEPMPVEYPMIKPGQIVFTYFHFAASRELTQGMIDSNSICIAYETVETQNRYLPLLSPMSEVAGKMAGHIAAYYLALPYGGRGVLMGGVTGVKPAKVVVIGGGTVGTNAAKVTAGIGANVTILDINLDRLKYLDDIMPKNVNFLVSNQNNIEQEIKDADAVIGAALIPGATAPKVITEDMVKMMPENSVIVDVAIDQGG, from the coding sequence ATGATTATAGGAATACCTAAAGAGATAAAAAATAATGAAAACCGGGTTGCTATTACTCCAGCAGGTGTCAGAGCATTTACGCAATCAGGCCATAAAGTATTAGTCCAAAAAGCAGCGGGATTAGGAAGCGGAATATCTGACAGGGAATATAGTGATGCCGGTGCGTCTATTCAAGATACAGCCGAGAAAGTTTTTGGACAATCTGACATGATTATGAAGGTCAAAGAACCTATGCCCGTTGAATATCCAATGATCAAGCCTGGACAAATTGTATTTACCTATTTCCATTTTGCCGCATCACGGGAATTAACTCAAGGAATGATAGATAGTAATAGTATATGTATTGCTTATGAGACAGTAGAAACTCAAAATAGATATTTACCACTGTTGTCTCCCATGAGCGAGGTTGCCGGAAAAATGGCTGGTCATATCGCTGCCTATTATTTAGCACTACCCTATGGAGGCCGTGGTGTTTTAATGGGTGGTGTAACTGGAGTAAAGCCAGCCAAGGTAGTTGTTATTGGTGGAGGAACAGTTGGTACCAATGCTGCTAAAGTTACCGCGGGCATCGGTGCCAATGTGACAATCCTAGATATCAACCTGGATCGTTTAAAATATTTAGACGACATTATGCCCAAGAATGTTAACTTCCTCGTCTCTAATCAAAATAACATCGAACAGGAAATTAAAGATGCTGATGCAGTAATTGGAGCTGCCCTGATCCCTGGTGCAACTGCTCCTAAGGTAATTACTGAAGATATGGTAAAAATGATGCCGGAGAATTCAGTCATTGTTGATGTTGCTATCGACCAGGGTGG
- a CDS encoding sodium:alanine symporter family protein, with product MTAIMNFLTIVDDFVWGPPMLIILAGTGLFLTIRLGFPQFKHSGHGWKLIFNGLTRKDQSEQDEGEITPFQALTATLAATVGNGNIAGVATAIAAGGPGAVLWMWIIALVGMATKLCEATLGVKYRIKDKDGALAGGTMYFIERGLGQKWLGWIFALFGALAAFGIGDMVQTNSMALVGNSVFGIPQIITGIVLAVLLWLVVVGGIKRIGSVTEYLVPFMALFYIIGALIVIISRINMVPWAIGEIFRSAFSGKAAFGGFAGATVAQAMRFGVARGIFSNEAGLGSGSIANAVARTKHPVRQGSIAMIDVMIDTLIICSMTALVILLTDSLGTGYTSTQLTAHAFGTVLGGIGGPIVALGSLLFGFSTIITWCYYGQQCSRFILGPSVVMPYAWLFVIVAFLGSVVEVPFVWLLTDALNGAMAIPNLIGLLFLSGVMAEQVKEYFSNPEMLKI from the coding sequence ATGACTGCAATTATGAACTTTCTCACAATTGTTGACGATTTTGTCTGGGGTCCCCCTATGTTAATTATTTTAGCGGGTACGGGTCTTTTCTTAACAATTCGCTTAGGTTTCCCTCAATTTAAGCATTCCGGACATGGCTGGAAATTAATTTTCAACGGTCTTACAAGAAAAGATCAGAGTGAGCAGGATGAAGGAGAAATTACACCCTTTCAAGCCCTAACGGCGACCCTTGCAGCAACTGTAGGAAATGGTAATATTGCTGGTGTTGCAACTGCTATTGCGGCAGGTGGTCCTGGGGCTGTCTTGTGGATGTGGATTATCGCGTTGGTTGGTATGGCAACAAAGCTATGTGAGGCTACATTAGGTGTAAAATATAGAATTAAAGATAAAGACGGTGCCCTGGCTGGTGGCACAATGTATTTCATAGAAAGAGGGTTGGGGCAAAAATGGCTGGGATGGATTTTTGCCTTATTCGGTGCCCTGGCTGCCTTTGGAATTGGCGATATGGTGCAGACCAACTCCATGGCTTTGGTTGGAAACAGTGTTTTTGGTATTCCACAGATTATAACTGGAATTGTCCTGGCAGTACTTCTCTGGCTGGTTGTCGTTGGAGGAATAAAACGAATTGGTTCTGTAACAGAGTACCTGGTCCCGTTTATGGCACTTTTTTACATTATTGGTGCCTTAATTGTTATTATTTCCAGAATAAATATGGTTCCCTGGGCAATTGGAGAAATATTTAGAAGTGCCTTTTCCGGTAAAGCTGCTTTTGGAGGGTTTGCCGGTGCGACAGTCGCTCAGGCAATGCGCTTTGGTGTTGCACGGGGCATCTTCTCTAATGAAGCAGGATTAGGAAGCGGAAGTATCGCCAATGCTGTCGCCAGGACAAAGCACCCTGTAAGACAGGGTTCAATCGCCATGATTGATGTAATGATTGATACCCTTATTATCTGTTCTATGACTGCCCTGGTCATTCTTCTAACTGATTCATTGGGAACAGGATACACAAGTACCCAACTAACCGCTCATGCCTTTGGAACCGTATTAGGAGGTATAGGTGGACCTATTGTAGCCCTGGGTTCATTATTATTCGGTTTTTCTACTATTATAACCTGGTGTTATTATGGTCAACAATGTTCCCGTTTTATTCTTGGTCCTTCTGTGGTTATGCCATATGCCTGGCTTTTTGTTATTGTTGCTTTTCTTGGCTCAGTTGTCGAAGTGCCATTTGTGTGGCTACTTACAGATGCCTTAAATGGTGCTATGGCTATCCCAAATTTGATAGGACTATTATTCTTAAGCGGAGTTATGGCCGAACAGGTTAAAGAATACTTTTCTAATCCCGAAATGTTAAAAATTTAG